The Vibrio nitrifigilis genome window below encodes:
- a CDS encoding ParA family protein: MPLIAVYSPKGGVGKTTLVANLCHSFSIMGLKSVAIDFDPQNSLKLHFGLSVSDERGFYNNISEFDDLSKYIISEQDNVYVLPHGPRHYVESSGSKSVDFKYSNLINGLEKLLQQKNLMIVVDLQTANEEVANLLAPFTDICLIPLLSETASLALLPDVEKFIEEMSSNKSVIAPQVILNQMDYRSQISIDVESFVKDHLRDNYFGVIHKDQTVIEANANQTSVFDINSSSMSAFDINAISQKLMDSLSVSIGDGFVHQNIV, from the coding sequence ATGCCACTTATTGCAGTTTATTCACCAAAAGGTGGAGTTGGCAAGACAACACTTGTTGCCAATTTATGTCATTCATTCTCTATCATGGGACTTAAGTCTGTAGCAATTGATTTTGACCCACAAAACTCATTGAAATTACACTTTGGTTTATCAGTTTCTGATGAACGAGGTTTCTATAATAATATTTCTGAATTTGATGATTTAAGTAAATACATTATCTCTGAACAAGATAATGTTTATGTGTTACCTCATGGTCCTCGTCACTATGTAGAGAGCAGTGGTTCAAAATCTGTGGATTTTAAATATTCAAATTTAATCAATGGACTAGAAAAGTTACTGCAGCAGAAGAATCTAATGATTGTGGTTGATCTACAAACCGCGAATGAAGAGGTTGCAAATTTATTAGCACCATTCACTGACATATGTTTGATTCCTTTACTTTCTGAAACCGCATCTCTTGCCTTATTACCTGATGTTGAAAAATTTATAGAAGAAATGTCATCAAATAAGAGCGTTATTGCTCCTCAAGTTATCCTTAATCAAATGGATTATAGAAGTCAAATTAGTATTGATGTTGAATCCTTTGTTAAAGATCATTTAAGAGATAATTACTTTGGTGTTATTCATAAAGATCAGACTGTTATTGAAGCGAATGCCAACCAGACTTCTGTGTTTGATATTAATTCATCTTCAATGTCTGCATTTGATATTAATGCTATCTCACAAAAACTCATGGATAGTCTAAGTGTAAGTATTGGTGATGGATTCGTTCATCAAAATATTGTTTGA
- the bcsA gene encoding UDP-forming cellulose synthase catalytic subunit: MKKLFFYLLFIIVCPFLWIIISTPMGSHEQYIFGILSLALLFIANRSKRKDVSIALVMISILTSSRYLYFRATQTLYFNSQIETVLGWVLFLAEVYSWIMLLLGYLQTSSPLERKIEPLPDDESLWPTVDVYIPTYNENLDVVQDTVLAAQCIDYPKDKIKIYILDDGKRREFAVFAAKVGVGYITRSDNSHAKAGNLNNAMKLTKGELICIFDCDHVATRIFLQATVGSFLKDPKLALIQTPHHYYSPDPFERNLYGERDIPNEGELFYGPLQKGNDMWNATFFCGSCAVIRRTALEEIGGVAVETVTEDAHTALKMQRLGWNSAYLGLKLSGGLSTERMTLHIIQRNRWARGMVQIFRMDNPLLGRGLTLPQRLCYLSAMMYFFFPLPRLIFLTAPLAFLLFNLNIIHSSASLIFAYALPHFVMSTVVSSRLNGSSRYSFWGDIYDLALAFHLVIPTIVTIFAPKRGKFNVTDKGELLDKTYFDHNIVKPHLITACILTVGIGWGIYRMLGYSSLVADTSVVGLNIAWTAYGLFFLIAAIMVARETRQVRKTIRLNVSIPTVLHYSSGMLARTYTKDLSMGGCFVNTPDDRHLTDEIEAIELHLSSGVVAIPVSQLKSKKDSSRLMFGDMSLSSRRELVRIVLSRADAWIDKPRAKDRPLRSLGMIIACMWQVIRSLKSDKKYQTPVNLNQTVASKESL; this comes from the coding sequence ATGAAAAAATTGTTTTTTTACTTACTATTTATTATTGTTTGTCCATTTTTATGGATAATTATATCAACTCCAATGGGGAGTCATGAGCAATATATATTTGGTATTTTAAGTCTTGCACTTTTATTTATTGCAAATAGAAGTAAACGTAAAGATGTCTCTATTGCCTTAGTGATGATATCTATATTGACTTCAAGTCGATATCTCTACTTTCGCGCAACACAAACGCTCTATTTTAATTCTCAAATAGAAACCGTGTTGGGGTGGGTTCTATTTTTAGCAGAAGTCTATTCTTGGATTATGCTGTTACTTGGCTACCTTCAAACATCAAGTCCTCTCGAAAGAAAAATTGAGCCCCTTCCTGATGATGAATCATTATGGCCAACAGTCGATGTTTATATTCCTACTTATAACGAAAATCTCGATGTAGTACAAGATACTGTATTAGCAGCACAATGTATTGATTATCCTAAAGACAAAATAAAAATTTATATTCTTGACGATGGTAAACGCCGAGAATTTGCTGTTTTTGCAGCAAAAGTAGGAGTGGGATATATCACCCGTTCTGATAACTCGCATGCTAAAGCAGGCAACCTTAATAATGCAATGAAATTAACCAAAGGGGAATTGATTTGTATTTTTGACTGTGACCATGTGGCAACGCGCATATTCTTGCAGGCGACGGTAGGTTCTTTCTTAAAAGATCCTAAATTAGCTTTAATTCAGACACCTCACCATTATTACTCTCCCGATCCTTTTGAGCGTAATTTATATGGTGAGCGCGACATTCCTAACGAAGGTGAGCTATTTTATGGCCCGCTACAAAAAGGGAATGACATGTGGAATGCGACCTTCTTCTGTGGTTCTTGTGCTGTAATTCGTCGTACAGCTCTAGAAGAAATCGGTGGCGTAGCCGTAGAAACTGTTACCGAAGATGCTCATACTGCGCTAAAAATGCAGCGATTAGGTTGGAATTCTGCCTATTTAGGATTGAAGTTGTCGGGTGGCTTGTCCACAGAGCGTATGACGTTGCACATTATTCAGCGTAACCGCTGGGCTCGTGGCATGGTGCAAATTTTTAGAATGGACAATCCGTTATTAGGTCGAGGCCTGACGCTGCCACAAAGGTTATGTTATCTCAGTGCAATGATGTATTTCTTCTTCCCGTTGCCACGATTAATATTTTTAACCGCACCGCTCGCATTTTTGCTGTTTAACTTAAATATTATTCACTCGTCAGCCAGTTTGATTTTTGCTTATGCACTGCCGCACTTTGTTATGTCAACGGTGGTATCTTCACGCTTAAATGGCAGTTCACGATACAGCTTTTGGGGAGATATTTACGACTTAGCGTTAGCCTTCCATTTGGTTATTCCGACTATTGTGACAATATTTGCTCCTAAGCGTGGCAAATTCAACGTAACAGATAAAGGTGAGTTGTTAGATAAAACTTACTTTGACCATAATATTGTAAAACCTCACCTTATTACCGCATGTATTTTAACGGTGGGTATCGGTTGGGGAATATACCGTATGTTAGGTTATTCATCCCTTGTTGCTGATACAAGCGTTGTTGGTTTGAATATTGCGTGGACCGCTTATGGCCTATTCTTCTTAATCGCAGCCATTATGGTTGCACGAGAAACTCGCCAAGTCCGTAAAACGATTCGTTTAAATGTCAGTATTCCAACGGTGCTTCATTATTCAAGTGGCATGCTTGCTCGTACCTATACCAAAGATTTATCTATGGGTGGCTGTTTTGTTAATACGCCAGACGATAGACATTTGACAGATGAAATCGAGGCAATTGAACTGCATTTAAGTTCTGGTGTGGTTGCTATTCCTGTTAGTCAGTTGAAATCTAAAAAAGATTCTTCCCGTTTAATGTTTGGTGATATGTCATTGTCTTCACGTAGAGAACTGGTTCGTATTGTTCTGTCTCGCGCAGATGCATGGATAGATAAACCAAGAGCTAAAGACCGACCATTACGTTCTTTAGGGATGATTATTGCGTGTATGTGGCAAGTTATTCGTTCATTAAAATCAGACAAAAAATATCAAACCCCAGTCAATTTGAATCAGACTGTGGCCTCTAAGGAGTCGTTATGA
- the bcsB gene encoding cellulose biosynthesis cyclic di-GMP-binding regulatory protein BcsB: MMGQLKSLTGLLCLLCILCQAVYAKNLDSLTSSSDITFSRMGLTNGITFTGGQKDAGLEFRLPIDTLVSKAQLVLDLKTNDTISDSLSSLAVMVNGQSVGAIPLNSVNNKKTTYELNVPALLVTSSNKLSFKIVGTDDQVTCINDDTASTIHMLPSSMIKLDYRPLNIAADLHPFPQPFWDSHEMLGRDVTFVFANNVNSTQVSAASILASWLGIHASYRGVDFHALKGQLPDSNGIVFGKPGQTIGSLTLPKTAKPLLKVIPNPVDANYKLLLVVGESESDLRSAVYRLAQGNFALHTAQLEVKRTSLPQSKPYDAPRWIPTDKPVLLKDLIQDGQSMHVKGVWHNAVNFNFRAAPDLFLWNGKTIPLNLHYRFPSEPWIDEDNSFLNVVLNDQFLEDLMVNKQGYLEGLWRSLGIDTRQEKAQIGVQPYMLYGDNQLSLYFNLHAKPDTPCDVKYGDNITSLIDDDSSLDLRGARHFSFLPNLSFFIGASFPYSRLADYSETVLLLPTNPTAAQLQTMLGLSARAGASTGKMIVRVQTHLGYPAGTNSLKGKNVLAVSSLNDARFVDNLLKRSPFSSTGQTLHVKPESWYRQVENWLKGDFHTNTEQADRYLSSNRNWRGFLSFESPWQDGKVVIAAVATSDKELVKLHSDLNNSEINAGIRGDLAVITDNSGVHSFQTSEQFATGQVSWYEKLIWYASQYSSLFAIFMVLFSLFLGMVFFRLLNSHARNRLK, from the coding sequence ATGATGGGGCAGTTGAAGTCTCTTACTGGGCTGTTGTGTTTGCTATGTATACTGTGCCAGGCTGTCTATGCTAAAAACCTTGATTCGTTAACCAGCAGTAGCGATATTACCTTTAGTCGCATGGGGTTAACGAATGGCATTACTTTCACTGGTGGCCAAAAAGACGCGGGTTTGGAGTTTCGTTTACCTATCGATACATTAGTATCCAAAGCCCAATTAGTTCTTGACCTAAAAACCAATGACACTATCTCCGATAGCCTGTCATCTCTGGCTGTTATGGTGAATGGTCAGTCGGTTGGGGCGATTCCACTTAATTCAGTAAATAATAAAAAAACGACGTATGAGTTGAATGTTCCAGCTCTATTAGTGACATCTAGCAACAAGCTGAGCTTTAAGATTGTTGGTACGGATGATCAGGTAACGTGTATCAACGATGACACAGCCTCGACCATTCATATGCTACCAAGCTCGATGATTAAGCTGGATTATCGTCCACTCAATATCGCAGCTGATTTACATCCATTCCCTCAGCCATTTTGGGATAGCCATGAAATGCTTGGTCGAGATGTGACTTTTGTTTTTGCGAACAATGTGAATTCGACTCAGGTTTCTGCTGCTTCCATATTAGCATCGTGGTTGGGGATCCATGCGAGTTATCGTGGTGTGGATTTCCATGCGTTAAAAGGTCAACTTCCTGATAGTAATGGGATTGTCTTTGGTAAGCCTGGACAAACTATTGGTTCATTGACGCTGCCAAAAACGGCAAAACCATTACTTAAAGTCATTCCGAACCCAGTCGATGCTAATTACAAACTGTTATTAGTAGTGGGAGAGAGCGAAAGTGATTTACGTAGTGCAGTCTATCGCTTAGCTCAAGGTAATTTTGCCTTGCATACCGCGCAATTGGAGGTCAAACGCACCTCGTTACCGCAAAGCAAACCTTATGATGCTCCTCGTTGGATACCCACCGATAAGCCAGTTTTACTCAAAGATCTGATTCAAGACGGGCAGAGTATGCATGTGAAAGGTGTATGGCATAACGCCGTAAACTTCAATTTCCGTGCGGCACCAGATCTGTTTTTGTGGAACGGAAAAACAATTCCTTTAAATCTGCATTATCGTTTCCCTTCTGAACCTTGGATTGATGAAGATAACTCATTCTTGAACGTGGTGTTAAACGACCAGTTCCTTGAAGATTTAATGGTTAATAAACAGGGGTATTTAGAAGGACTTTGGCGCTCTTTAGGTATAGATACACGCCAAGAGAAAGCCCAAATTGGTGTGCAACCTTATATGTTATATGGTGACAACCAATTGTCTCTTTATTTTAACTTGCATGCTAAACCGGATACTCCGTGTGATGTGAAATATGGCGATAACATTACCAGCTTGATTGATGACGATTCGTCATTGGACTTGCGTGGTGCGCGTCATTTTTCATTTTTGCCTAATCTTTCATTCTTTATTGGGGCTTCTTTCCCGTACTCACGTTTGGCTGATTATTCCGAAACAGTACTGCTACTTCCTACAAATCCTACTGCGGCTCAATTGCAAACTATGTTAGGACTGAGTGCCCGTGCAGGTGCTTCAACAGGAAAAATGATTGTTCGTGTTCAAACTCATCTTGGATATCCCGCGGGAACAAATAGCTTAAAAGGCAAAAATGTACTGGCTGTCAGTTCTCTAAATGATGCCCGTTTTGTTGATAACTTGCTTAAACGTTCGCCATTTTCTTCCACAGGGCAAACATTGCATGTGAAACCTGAATCTTGGTATCGCCAAGTAGAAAATTGGCTCAAGGGTGATTTCCATACCAATACAGAGCAGGCTGATCGCTATCTTTCTTCAAACCGAAATTGGCGTGGGTTCTTAAGTTTTGAATCACCTTGGCAAGATGGAAAAGTGGTGATCGCCGCTGTAGCAACCTCTGATAAAGAGCTGGTTAAACTGCATAGTGATCTTAATAACAGCGAGATTAATGCTGGTATTCGTGGTGATTTAGCTGTGATTACGGATAACAGCGGCGTTCATAGCTTCCAAACCTCTGAACAGTTCGCGACTGGGCAGGTTTCTTGGTATGAGAAGCTGATTTGGTATGCGAGTCAATACAGCTCTTTATTTGCCATTTTTATGGTTTTGTTTTCGTTATTTTTGGGCATGGTGTTTTTCCGCTTGTTAAATAGTCATGCACGAAACCGCTTGAAATAA
- a CDS encoding cellulose biosynthesis protein BcsC produces the protein MALADTQTDSSVSSLIKQAQYWHEKANDKLAIESLQKVLMVDANNAQALYMMSLLARQRGDNLAAAQWKKRLTIAHPDSSELQLLNTSISLQKLPKQQVDLAREQARRGDVSGSIKTWNKIFPNGKVPLSLAAEYYLTMSGDKSLYNNAVKGLRSVTKSHPNDVQLGIAYGKVLTYRERNRRQGIRILEHYAHDNKSADDALKQALLWLAPKASDKYHYQKWDKRHPNEHKVMAHYQRSTGSKAISTAFNELNRGNLAKAKSIFNDILRRSPRDADALAGLGYVYLHENDYPNAAKYLNLSAKQGGHQAAKRRKQAHEASFYADLAKAKSAYAEGDVTQALLISSSLVEEKGDAGVSAKLFRADVLRHQGKYSAAEELLRQVLSEKPADSQAKESLYYVLAEQNHYDQANLLLRSMPKDFQRKVQAADKYSHIRDLAHEAIKFGDFDTATVILENGLKRIPNNPWLRLELARLYKKQGYTEAAEATIRPLERDGVSNESLYAAAIFASEDKKWRQVHDLIARVPLDKRDEKEKQLFEESGFNLSLDNARLFLAKGNKKEALSLLLSLKEKTGSNPLSVGRVAQLLMKAGDKSGAVVMVRHNIESGITSNAGDYANHVAVLYQAGLLDEAQNLLNDPRLIANSTPEQLSIARNVYVINEADHLRELGDYAPAYDMLARALQDEPKNTALMLAMARLYQSGKMNNKAMTVYRYLIDNQLDTTQEARLGAINVYLAEGEADKAQALYAQLPESNAPERLLLHARIYQAQGKPRLALAELRSARGQLLGFKSNGKSTSPLVGGMVIADNPFTSHTTEKNDEPSSSVYGTAMPWQVNGQAQKTSQNYSERTDLPALSADQQTLTEVDSLLTQIHKQNSTWAQGGIQVRSRDGESGLSKLTETRVPLQWSTVPFGHSRLAVNIDAVSLESGASSDEASRRFGTGALIQGEVAESEGVSTTSGDDLPDIDSQGAKRENGVEVKAALSGDNYDADIGTTPLGLEYVTLVGGATYKAQLSDHAYLSLTGERRSVKDSLLSYVGVKDSYSGKYWGQVTKNGIHAQLGYDDGDAGYYADAGAWKYLGHSVQDNESMEFGAGFYVRPYKYDDRSLQVGMDVRYKDFTHNLSYYSFGHGGYFSPQNYISFTIPVDYTQDYDKLSLKLGGSVGFQSYSQDKAEYFPGQSTLQSELQTYVDSGYAEEAYYSAKSTSGMGFNIHANLEYRLQDDLTLQAKVSYDTFGDYNESLASIMLRRSFGGN, from the coding sequence ATGGCTTTAGCAGATACACAAACGGATTCATCGGTATCGTCATTAATTAAACAAGCCCAATATTGGCACGAAAAAGCGAATGATAAGTTAGCCATTGAATCATTACAAAAAGTGCTGATGGTGGATGCGAACAACGCTCAAGCGTTGTATATGATGTCTCTTTTGGCACGTCAGCGTGGTGATAATTTAGCGGCTGCCCAATGGAAAAAACGTCTCACTATTGCTCATCCAGATTCATCTGAGCTGCAGTTACTCAATACGTCGATCTCATTACAAAAACTGCCTAAACAGCAGGTTGACTTAGCACGCGAGCAAGCCCGTCGAGGGGATGTAAGCGGCTCGATTAAGACATGGAATAAAATCTTCCCTAATGGGAAGGTTCCGTTATCACTGGCTGCAGAATATTACCTGACTATGTCAGGTGATAAATCGTTGTATAACAATGCGGTTAAAGGGTTAAGAAGCGTTACCAAAAGTCATCCTAACGATGTTCAACTTGGCATCGCCTATGGCAAAGTGCTGACTTATCGCGAGCGTAATCGTCGTCAAGGGATTCGTATCTTAGAGCATTATGCGCATGACAATAAGTCAGCTGATGATGCGTTAAAACAAGCATTGCTATGGCTCGCTCCTAAAGCATCCGATAAGTACCATTATCAGAAGTGGGATAAACGTCATCCTAATGAACATAAGGTAATGGCCCACTATCAACGTAGTACAGGTAGCAAAGCAATTAGCACCGCTTTTAATGAGTTGAATCGTGGTAATTTGGCGAAAGCAAAATCCATTTTTAATGATATTTTACGACGTTCTCCGCGAGATGCAGATGCATTGGCTGGTTTAGGTTACGTATATTTACATGAAAATGATTATCCTAACGCAGCTAAATATCTAAATCTTTCTGCTAAGCAAGGTGGTCACCAGGCAGCAAAACGTAGAAAGCAAGCGCATGAGGCGTCTTTCTACGCAGATCTTGCAAAAGCAAAATCTGCGTATGCAGAAGGGGATGTCACCCAGGCATTATTGATCAGCTCGTCATTAGTTGAAGAGAAAGGCGATGCTGGTGTCTCCGCTAAACTTTTCAGAGCCGACGTTCTACGCCATCAAGGGAAGTATTCCGCGGCAGAAGAGTTATTACGCCAAGTCTTATCTGAAAAACCAGCAGACTCGCAAGCGAAAGAATCGCTGTATTATGTGTTAGCTGAACAGAATCATTATGATCAAGCGAATCTACTTTTACGTAGTATGCCTAAAGATTTTCAGCGCAAGGTCCAAGCAGCAGATAAGTATTCGCACATTCGCGATTTAGCTCATGAAGCGATTAAATTTGGTGACTTTGATACGGCGACTGTGATTTTAGAGAACGGTCTTAAGCGTATTCCGAATAACCCTTGGTTGCGCCTTGAATTAGCACGTTTGTATAAAAAACAGGGGTATACTGAAGCGGCTGAAGCAACGATTCGTCCACTTGAACGAGATGGGGTCAGTAATGAATCTCTATATGCTGCGGCTATTTTTGCTAGTGAAGATAAAAAATGGCGTCAAGTTCATGATCTGATTGCTCGAGTTCCTTTAGATAAGCGCGATGAGAAAGAAAAGCAGCTGTTTGAAGAGTCTGGTTTCAACTTATCTCTAGATAATGCCCGCTTGTTCTTGGCAAAAGGTAACAAGAAAGAAGCGCTTTCTTTACTGCTTTCTCTTAAAGAAAAAACAGGCTCTAATCCACTCAGTGTCGGACGTGTTGCCCAGCTATTGATGAAGGCTGGCGATAAAAGCGGTGCGGTTGTCATGGTACGACATAACATCGAATCTGGCATAACCAGTAATGCTGGGGATTACGCAAATCACGTGGCGGTTCTGTATCAAGCTGGATTATTAGATGAAGCGCAAAACTTGCTTAATGATCCGCGTTTGATCGCCAATAGTACCCCTGAGCAGTTATCGATTGCACGTAATGTGTATGTGATTAATGAAGCGGATCACCTGCGTGAATTAGGAGATTATGCACCTGCGTACGATATGTTAGCTCGGGCACTTCAGGATGAACCGAAAAATACGGCGTTAATGTTAGCAATGGCGCGCTTGTACCAATCTGGAAAGATGAACAATAAAGCGATGACCGTTTATCGTTACTTGATTGATAATCAGTTGGATACGACTCAGGAAGCTCGACTAGGTGCGATCAATGTCTACCTCGCTGAAGGAGAAGCGGATAAGGCTCAAGCGCTTTATGCACAACTCCCTGAAAGTAACGCCCCTGAACGTTTACTGCTACATGCTCGTATCTATCAAGCTCAAGGAAAACCCCGTTTAGCATTGGCTGAATTACGTAGTGCTCGTGGGCAATTACTTGGCTTTAAATCAAATGGTAAATCAACCTCGCCACTAGTGGGAGGTATGGTAATCGCTGATAACCCGTTCACTTCTCACACGACTGAGAAGAATGATGAGCCGTCTAGCTCAGTGTATGGCACGGCAATGCCTTGGCAAGTCAATGGTCAGGCACAAAAGACGTCGCAGAATTATTCTGAACGTACTGATTTACCAGCTCTGAGTGCAGATCAGCAGACGCTGACAGAGGTCGACTCCTTATTGACTCAAATCCATAAACAGAACTCAACATGGGCTCAAGGTGGTATCCAAGTTCGCAGCCGTGATGGCGAAAGTGGTTTAAGTAAATTAACCGAAACAAGAGTACCATTACAGTGGTCTACTGTGCCTTTTGGTCATTCTCGCTTAGCTGTCAATATTGATGCGGTTAGCCTTGAGTCTGGTGCATCTTCTGATGAAGCCAGCCGTCGTTTCGGTACTGGGGCTCTCATCCAAGGAGAAGTGGCTGAATCTGAGGGAGTTTCAACTACCTCCGGTGATGACTTACCAGATATCGATTCTCAAGGTGCCAAACGAGAAAATGGTGTTGAGGTAAAAGCAGCACTAAGTGGTGATAACTATGATGCGGATATTGGTACCACGCCTTTAGGTCTTGAGTATGTTACTTTGGTTGGTGGTGCAACTTATAAAGCGCAACTCTCAGATCATGCTTACTTATCATTAACCGGTGAACGCCGCTCAGTGAAAGATAGTTTGCTTTCTTATGTTGGGGTTAAAGATAGTTACTCTGGTAAATACTGGGGACAGGTGACTAAAAATGGTATTCATGCCCAACTGGGTTATGACGATGGCGATGCGGGCTATTATGCTGATGCTGGAGCTTGGAAGTACTTAGGTCATTCGGTTCAAGATAACGAAAGCATGGAATTTGGTGCCGGTTTCTATGTACGACCGTACAAATATGACGATCGTAGCTTACAAGTAGGCATGGATGTTCGATACAAGGACTTTACGCATAACTTGAGTTACTACAGCTTTGGTCACGGTGGTTACTTCAGTCCTCAGAACTACATCAGTTTCACTATTCCGGTGGATTACACCCAAGACTACGACAAGTTGTCTTTGAAGCTAGGCGGTTCCGTTGGCTTTCAATCCTATAGTCAAGACAAAGCGGAATATTTCCCAGGGCAGAGTACGTTGCAATCAGAATTGCAAACTTATGTCGACTCTGGTTACGCTGAAGAAGCGTATTACAGTGCCAAGAGTACCTCTGGAATGGGCTTTAACATTCATGCCAACCTTGAGTACCGTTTACAAGATGATCTGACGCTTCAAGCGAAAGTGAGTTATGACACCTTTGGTGACTATAATGAGTCTCTCGCCTCTATCATGTTGCGTCGCTCGTTTGGTGGTAATTAA
- a CDS encoding glycosyl hydrolase family 8, whose protein sequence is MKKRSYFMALLMWGLLSFVPVSAMATSLDWSTFKARFMAQDGRIIDTGNHNISHTEGQGFSMLFAVAANDKRSFDQIWHWTRKYLRDPHSGLFYWRYNPIAANPVADKNNASDGDVMIAWALLKAAHRWHVPQYLTESDTIVKAVLKYVVVDVANYKVMLPGRYGFENDTSVTLNPSYFIFPAWRDFERRTHLATISQLIDDAQRLMNTINWGTYRLPTDWISLSRTGTTSPASAWPARVSYDAIRIPLYTKWADRDNPILMRWQQWFAHYPRAQMPAWENMVNHNKAPYAMNGGLLAIRDFTMDQLAYSSTKIVPKDDYYSSSLKLLTALADQGF, encoded by the coding sequence GTGAAAAAACGATCTTATTTTATGGCCCTATTGATGTGGGGCCTTTTATCCTTCGTTCCTGTATCTGCAATGGCAACATCATTGGATTGGTCAACATTCAAAGCTCGTTTTATGGCTCAGGATGGGCGAATTATTGATACTGGAAATCATAATATCAGTCATACAGAAGGTCAGGGATTTTCGATGTTATTTGCGGTTGCAGCAAATGATAAACGGAGCTTTGACCAAATTTGGCACTGGACGCGAAAATACCTAAGAGATCCTCATTCTGGGCTATTTTATTGGCGGTACAATCCAATTGCTGCTAACCCTGTGGCTGATAAAAATAATGCTTCAGATGGTGATGTCATGATCGCTTGGGCTTTATTAAAAGCGGCGCATCGCTGGCATGTCCCTCAATATCTGACGGAATCGGATACGATTGTTAAAGCAGTATTGAAGTATGTGGTTGTGGATGTCGCTAACTATAAAGTCATGCTACCTGGGCGATACGGATTTGAAAATGATACATCAGTAACGTTAAATCCATCCTACTTCATTTTCCCTGCTTGGCGAGATTTTGAACGTAGGACGCACCTAGCAACGATTTCGCAATTGATTGATGACGCTCAAAGGTTGATGAACACTATCAACTGGGGAACGTATCGTTTGCCGACGGATTGGATTAGTTTATCGAGAACTGGCACTACCAGCCCAGCATCGGCTTGGCCCGCTAGAGTCAGCTATGATGCGATACGTATTCCTCTATATACCAAATGGGCAGATAGAGATAATCCGATTTTGATGCGTTGGCAGCAATGGTTTGCTCATTATCCTCGCGCTCAAATGCCTGCTTGGGAAAATATGGTTAATCATAACAAGGCGCCTTACGCTATGAATGGTGGATTATTGGCTATTCGTGATTTTACGATGGATCAATTGGCGTACAGCAGTACGAAAATTGTGCCAAAAGATGATTACTATTCGTCAAGTTTGAAGCTATTAACTGCTCTAGCGGACCAAGGATTTTAA
- a CDS encoding 4Fe-4S dicluster domain-containing protein, which produces MKSFVIADPQKCIGCGTCMAACSDVHKKQGLQSHPRLTVVKHQDATVPVMCRHCEDAPCATVCPVQAITKEEDRILLNETLCVGCTLCAVACPFGAIALDGSRPVAMANSYDTYIPSTPRSSSPCTSSPQTFGHDLLAWEPGVKSIAVKCDLCGFRENGPACAEVCPTDAIVQVTDGEISQSSSQKRAMAADMSQAVNMEKQQ; this is translated from the coding sequence ATGAAGAGCTTTGTAATTGCAGATCCCCAAAAATGTATTGGCTGTGGTACCTGCATGGCAGCGTGCTCCGATGTACATAAAAAACAAGGTCTGCAAAGTCATCCCCGTTTGACGGTCGTCAAGCATCAGGATGCGACTGTTCCCGTAATGTGTCGCCATTGCGAAGATGCACCATGTGCCACGGTGTGTCCTGTGCAAGCTATCACTAAGGAAGAGGATCGCATTCTGCTTAATGAAACCTTATGTGTCGGCTGCACGTTATGCGCAGTGGCTTGCCCATTTGGTGCTATTGCTCTGGATGGTAGTCGTCCGGTTGCGATGGCAAATAGTTACGATACCTATATTCCTTCCACTCCACGTTCAAGTAGTCCTTGTACCTCCTCTCCTCAAACATTTGGCCATGACCTTTTGGCTTGGGAACCGGGCGTGAAGAGCATCGCAGTGAAATGTGATTTGTGTGGTTTCCGGGAAAATGGTCCTGCATGTGCTGAGGTTTGTCCAACCGATGCGATTGTGCAGGTGACTGATGGTGAAATCAGCCAATCCAGTTCGCAAAAACGTGCAATGGCCGCGGATATGTCCCAAGCCGTCAACATGGAGAAACAGCAATGA